The proteins below are encoded in one region of Streptomyces sp. NBC_00490:
- a CDS encoding response regulator transcription factor, with protein sequence MRVLIVEDEPHLAEAIRDGLRLEAIAADLAGDGDTALELLSVNTYDIAVLDRDIPGPSGDEIAERIVASGSGMPILMLTAADRLDDKASGFELGADDYLTKPFALQELALRLRALDRRRAHSRPPVQEIAGLRLNAFRREVYRDGRYVALTRKQFAVLEVLVAADGGVVSAEELLERAWDENADPFTNAVRITVSALRKRLGEPWIIATVPGVGYRIDTQPETGPEAGAEGRDHG encoded by the coding sequence ATGCGTGTGCTGATTGTCGAGGACGAGCCCCATCTGGCCGAAGCCATCCGCGACGGCCTGCGTCTGGAGGCGATCGCGGCCGACCTCGCGGGCGACGGCGACACCGCGCTGGAACTGCTGAGCGTCAACACCTACGACATCGCCGTCCTCGACCGCGACATCCCCGGACCGTCCGGTGACGAGATCGCCGAACGCATCGTCGCCTCCGGCAGCGGCATGCCCATCCTCATGCTCACCGCGGCCGACCGGCTCGACGACAAGGCCTCCGGCTTCGAACTCGGCGCCGACGACTACCTCACCAAGCCCTTCGCACTCCAGGAACTCGCGCTCAGGCTCAGGGCGCTGGACCGCAGACGTGCCCACAGCAGGCCCCCCGTGCAGGAGATCGCGGGGCTGCGGCTCAACGCGTTCCGCCGAGAGGTCTACCGCGACGGCCGCTATGTCGCGCTGACCAGGAAGCAGTTCGCGGTGCTCGAAGTCCTCGTCGCCGCCGACGGCGGTGTCGTCAGCGCCGAAGAGCTCCTGGAACGCGCGTGGGACGAGAACGCCGACCCGTTCACCAACGCCGTGCGCATCACCGTCTCGGCACTGCGCAAGCGTCTCGGCGAACCCTGGATCATCGCCACCGTGCCCGGCGTCGGCTACCGCATCGACACCCAGCCAGAGACCGGCCCGGAGGCCGGAGCCGAGGGGCGAGACCATGGATAG
- a CDS encoding M15 family metallopeptidase, with the protein MTRTAPSARTPTHRPRWLLAVGLFVALVGLTAALGHQVTKSSSSWPPLPPSTASLTSPHRAEHRGALGEAGGVVPDGVTVFDDALPAVTHLDPDLLEALREAATAATDDGVAFYVNSGWRSPEYQDQLLREAVSEYGSEAEAARWVATAATSPHVSGDAVDIGRSDATAWLSTHGAAYGLCQIYENEPWHYELRTEAIDRNCPRMYADPTQDPRMQQ; encoded by the coding sequence ATGACGCGAACCGCACCATCTGCACGGACACCGACCCACCGGCCGCGATGGCTCCTCGCCGTCGGCCTGTTCGTCGCCTTGGTGGGGCTCACCGCGGCCCTCGGCCACCAGGTGACGAAGTCCTCGTCCTCCTGGCCCCCCTTACCTCCTTCCACCGCATCACTCACGAGCCCTCATCGCGCTGAGCACCGTGGTGCGCTCGGCGAGGCCGGCGGTGTCGTCCCCGACGGCGTGACGGTCTTCGATGACGCGCTTCCGGCCGTGACCCACCTCGATCCGGATCTGCTCGAGGCCCTGCGCGAGGCTGCGACGGCTGCCACCGACGACGGCGTGGCGTTCTACGTCAACAGCGGCTGGCGTTCCCCCGAGTACCAGGACCAGCTTCTTCGTGAGGCGGTCTCCGAGTACGGATCCGAAGCCGAAGCCGCCCGATGGGTGGCCACCGCGGCGACGTCTCCCCACGTGTCGGGGGACGCGGTCGACATCGGCCGCTCCGACGCGACGGCGTGGCTGTCGACGCACGGCGCCGCGTACGGGCTGTGCCAGATCTACGAGAACGAACCCTGGCATTACGAACTGCGGACCGAGGCGATCGACCGGAATTGCCCCCGCATGTATGCCGACCCCACCCAGGACCCCAGGATGCAGCAGTGA
- a CDS encoding response regulator transcription factor: MSQEPTAVRVLVVDDQQLIRDGIAALLSIRPGITVVGTAVNGREAVEKAVELGPDVVLMDVRMPELDGVEAVAVLRGRAPGCRVVMLTTFDDEEYVVQALRAGASGYLLKDLPAEELAQAVCLAHAGVTQLDSSVAARLAAALPHAAPEPPAAAPALSPREIDILRLVARGRTNREIAAQLYLSEGTVKNHVSRILSRLALRDRTQAALRARDLGLL, encoded by the coding sequence GTGAGCCAGGAGCCGACGGCGGTACGGGTGCTGGTGGTGGACGACCAGCAGCTGATCCGGGACGGCATCGCCGCCCTGCTCTCGATCCGGCCGGGCATCACCGTCGTCGGTACGGCGGTCAACGGGCGGGAGGCCGTGGAGAAGGCGGTGGAACTGGGACCCGACGTCGTCCTGATGGACGTACGGATGCCGGAACTGGACGGCGTGGAGGCCGTCGCCGTGCTGCGCGGCCGGGCACCGGGGTGCCGGGTCGTGATGCTGACGACGTTCGACGACGAGGAGTACGTCGTCCAGGCGCTGCGCGCGGGAGCCAGCGGCTATCTGCTCAAGGACCTGCCGGCCGAGGAACTCGCGCAGGCGGTCTGCCTGGCGCACGCCGGAGTCACCCAGCTCGACTCCTCGGTGGCCGCCCGGCTCGCCGCCGCCCTGCCCCATGCCGCCCCCGAGCCGCCCGCCGCCGCTCCGGCCCTCAGCCCGCGCGAGATCGACATCCTGCGGCTCGTGGCGCGCGGCCGCACCAACCGGGAGATCGCCGCGCAGCTGTACCTCAGCGAAGGCACGGTGAAGAACCACGTATCCCGCATCCTCAGCCGCCTCGCCCTGCGCGACCGCACCCAGGCCGCACTGCGCGCCCGCGACCTCGGCCTGCTGTGA
- a CDS encoding sensor histidine kinase, whose product MSAYVPVPWVSPLLYGAVFAGGIYYLAADLGAGPGLLSWRTAGFVAGLVALCALDLVGRRRKLPRVPLLLARCVLTGAVVAADASELAQVLFVLLPFTAYFAFGRTTALVLGALCLTGLLTGFLLTAPAWYRDMEYVSDLLMVAVGLVLAISMAAVAVGEQRARRELQAYAARVAELSAATERNRLARDIHDSLGHHLTAISVQLEIASEFRVLDPEAAGRAMTEARQSVKLALGDVRQSVRALREDARPSLSATLAAWARDGGAGPCVSVEVTGEEDGYGTAALTALYRAAQEGLTNALRHARASRVSVAVRLTEDTARLAVTDDGCGFTPDRATAGFGLTGMRERVHLVAGSVDIDSTPGEGTRLTVVVPRREGER is encoded by the coding sequence ATGTCGGCGTACGTGCCCGTGCCGTGGGTGTCACCGCTGCTGTACGGCGCGGTCTTCGCCGGCGGCATCTACTACCTGGCGGCGGATCTGGGCGCCGGCCCCGGGCTGTTGTCCTGGCGCACGGCCGGCTTCGTCGCCGGGCTCGTCGCCCTGTGCGCACTGGACTTGGTGGGGCGTCGGCGGAAGCTGCCGCGGGTGCCGCTGCTGCTCGCGCGGTGCGTGCTGACAGGCGCCGTCGTCGCGGCGGATGCCTCGGAACTCGCCCAAGTGCTGTTCGTACTCCTGCCGTTCACCGCCTACTTCGCGTTCGGCCGCACGACGGCGCTCGTTCTGGGGGCACTGTGCCTGACCGGACTGCTCACCGGCTTCCTGCTGACGGCCCCCGCCTGGTATCGCGACATGGAGTACGTGTCCGACCTGCTGATGGTCGCGGTCGGCCTGGTGCTGGCGATCTCGATGGCCGCCGTCGCCGTCGGCGAGCAACGCGCCCGGAGAGAACTGCAGGCGTACGCCGCGCGCGTCGCGGAGCTGTCCGCGGCGACCGAACGCAACCGGCTCGCCCGCGACATCCACGACAGCCTCGGCCACCATCTCACCGCGATCTCGGTGCAGTTGGAGATCGCCTCCGAGTTCCGCGTCCTGGACCCGGAAGCTGCCGGACGGGCGATGACCGAGGCCAGACAGTCGGTGAAACTGGCCCTCGGCGACGTGAGGCAGTCGGTGCGCGCGCTGCGCGAAGACGCGCGCCCGTCCCTGTCGGCCACGCTCGCGGCATGGGCACGTGACGGCGGTGCGGGGCCGTGCGTCAGCGTGGAGGTGACGGGGGAGGAGGACGGTTACGGCACCGCCGCACTGACCGCGTTGTACCGGGCCGCCCAGGAGGGGCTGACCAACGCGCTGCGCCACGCGCGGGCCTCGCGGGTGTCCGTCGCGGTCCGGCTGACCGAGGACACCGCACGGCTGGCGGTGACGGACGACGGCTGCGGCTTCACACCGGACCGGGCCACGGCCGGATTCGGCCTGACCGGCATGCGCGAACGGGTGCACCTGGTCGCCGGGAGCGTCGACATCGACAGCACACCGGGCGAGGGCACACGGCTCACCGTCGTCGTCCCGCGACGGGAAGGCGAGCGGTGA
- a CDS encoding ABC transporter substrate-binding protein, producing MPTSGSFVSPSSMNRRLFLTATGALSLGAALTACGGGDSGGSSSAAKPVSQADIDKAMKTPTELTFWTWVPNIAKEVALFEKKYPAVKIKIVNAGQGTPQYTKLRTALKAGSGAPDMVQIEYQAIPTFTITNSLLDLRPYGASALKNQFVDWTWGQVSGSDGEVWAIPQDTGPMGMLYRKDIFDKHGIDVPGTWDEFAAAARKLHKADPDVYLTNLAANQPAAWHGLQWQAGAKPYITSGKSDIAISVDDAVSRKLGEYWGGLAKEGVIGVEPDFTDGWYAALNKGKYATWLTAAWGPVFLSGSAKATAGKWRAAPLPQWDAAKPSSGNWGGSTTAVIRSTKNPIAAAEFAKFLNSDPASARMFATEQFFFPATKALLTDAEFVGQAPSFYGGQKVNQLFADISSTVNSSFQWPPFLDQAATDWTETVGKSLADKTDTVRALGTWQSRLTTYAKGQGFTVKGS from the coding sequence ATGCCCACATCCGGATCCTTCGTCAGCCCCTCCTCCATGAACCGTCGTCTGTTCCTCACCGCGACGGGCGCCCTGTCGCTAGGCGCCGCCCTGACGGCGTGCGGCGGCGGTGACTCCGGCGGTTCCTCGTCGGCCGCGAAGCCGGTCAGTCAGGCCGACATCGACAAGGCGATGAAGACTCCGACCGAGCTGACGTTCTGGACCTGGGTCCCGAACATCGCCAAGGAGGTCGCCCTCTTCGAGAAGAAGTACCCGGCCGTCAAGATCAAGATCGTCAACGCCGGTCAGGGCACCCCGCAGTACACCAAGTTGCGTACCGCGCTGAAGGCCGGAAGCGGCGCTCCGGACATGGTGCAGATCGAGTACCAGGCCATCCCGACCTTCACGATCACCAACAGCCTCCTGGACCTGCGTCCTTACGGCGCCTCCGCCCTCAAGAACCAGTTCGTGGACTGGACCTGGGGCCAGGTCAGCGGCAGCGACGGCGAGGTCTGGGCGATCCCCCAGGACACCGGCCCGATGGGCATGCTGTACCGCAAGGACATCTTCGACAAGCACGGCATCGACGTCCCCGGGACCTGGGACGAGTTCGCCGCGGCGGCACGCAAGCTCCACAAGGCCGACCCGGACGTCTACCTCACCAACCTCGCGGCGAACCAGCCCGCCGCCTGGCACGGCCTGCAGTGGCAGGCGGGCGCCAAGCCCTATATCACCTCCGGCAAGAGCGACATCGCCATCAGTGTCGACGACGCCGTCTCCCGCAAGCTCGGCGAGTACTGGGGCGGGCTCGCCAAGGAGGGCGTCATCGGCGTCGAGCCCGACTTCACCGACGGCTGGTACGCGGCCCTCAACAAGGGCAAGTACGCCACCTGGCTCACCGCGGCCTGGGGACCCGTCTTCCTCTCCGGCTCCGCCAAGGCCACCGCGGGCAAGTGGCGGGCGGCCCCGCTGCCGCAGTGGGACGCCGCCAAGCCCAGTTCGGGCAACTGGGGCGGCTCGACCACCGCGGTCATCCGCTCGACCAAGAACCCCATCGCGGCGGCCGAGTTCGCGAAGTTCCTCAACTCCGACCCGGCCAGCGCCCGGATGTTCGCCACCGAGCAGTTCTTCTTCCCGGCGACCAAGGCCCTGCTCACGGACGCCGAGTTCGTCGGCCAGGCACCGTCGTTCTACGGCGGCCAGAAGGTCAACCAGCTGTTCGCCGACATCAGTTCCACGGTCAACTCCTCCTTCCAGTGGCCGCCGTTCCTCGACCAGGCGGCCACCGACTGGACAGAGACGGTCGGCAAGTCCCTCGCCGACAAGACCGACACCGTCCGCGCGCTCGGCACGTGGCAGTCGCGACTGACGACGTACGCCAAGGGCCAGGGCTTCACCGTCAAGGGGAGCTGA
- a CDS encoding endonuclease/exonuclease/phosphatase family protein encodes MAQADTAQPAQDGAGSQEADAGTRPAGIRQDPDAGIWRTAVHRALRIGSRPEPWKRGPVLAALALLLGLLMLLHAKIPNRTGGLGSLVETFLPWFGLFIPVLLAAALWRRSASTVVALLLPAMVWLNLFGGLLGDKSHAGGDLTVAGHNVGADNPDPAGTARDLAASGADVLALEELTAQDRVVYEKGLAKAYPFHTVQGTVGLWSKLPLSDTRPVDTEMDAGPLGATKPADVKLAYNRALRATVATDNGPLAVYVAHLGSVRVTPRTGFWTGSRDRNARALAKAVAAERNERVVLLGDLNGTMDDRALSGITSRLHSAQDTAGDGFGFTWPAKFPVARIDQILIRGVEPDSSWVLPATGSDHLPVAARISW; translated from the coding sequence ATGGCACAGGCGGACACAGCGCAGCCCGCACAGGACGGCGCCGGCAGCCAGGAAGCCGACGCCGGTACCCGGCCCGCGGGTATCCGACAGGACCCCGACGCCGGAATCTGGCGCACGGCCGTCCACCGGGCGCTCCGCATCGGCTCCCGGCCGGAGCCGTGGAAGCGCGGCCCGGTGCTCGCCGCGCTGGCGCTGCTGCTGGGCCTGCTCATGCTGCTGCACGCGAAGATCCCGAACCGGACCGGTGGCCTCGGCAGTCTGGTCGAGACCTTCCTGCCGTGGTTCGGCCTGTTCATCCCGGTGCTGCTGGCCGCGGCCCTGTGGCGTCGCTCCGCCTCGACCGTGGTCGCGCTGCTGCTGCCGGCCATGGTCTGGCTGAACCTCTTCGGCGGGCTCCTCGGCGACAAGTCCCACGCGGGGGGCGACCTCACCGTGGCCGGCCACAACGTCGGCGCCGACAACCCCGACCCGGCCGGCACCGCCCGCGACCTGGCCGCCTCGGGTGCGGACGTGCTGGCGCTGGAGGAGCTGACCGCGCAGGACCGGGTCGTGTACGAGAAGGGGCTGGCGAAGGCGTACCCGTTCCACACGGTCCAGGGCACGGTCGGGCTGTGGAGCAAGCTGCCGCTGTCGGACACCCGGCCGGTCGACACCGAGATGGACGCCGGGCCGCTGGGGGCGACCAAGCCGGCCGACGTCAAGCTGGCCTACAACCGGGCACTGCGCGCCACGGTCGCCACGGACAACGGTCCCCTCGCCGTGTACGTCGCCCACCTGGGATCCGTACGCGTGACTCCCCGGACAGGCTTCTGGACCGGCTCGCGGGACAGGAACGCGCGGGCCCTCGCCAAGGCTGTCGCCGCCGAGCGGAACGAGCGCGTGGTGCTGCTCGGCGACCTGAACGGCACCATGGACGACCGCGCGCTCTCCGGCATCACCTCACGGCTGCACTCGGCACAGGACACGGCCGGCGACGGCTTCGGCTTCACCTGGCCGGCGAAGTTCCCTGTGGCGCGGATCGACCAGATCCTGATCCGCGGCGTGGAGCCGGACAGCTCGTGGGTCCTGCCGGCCACCGGCAGCGACCATCTGCCGGTGGCCGCCCGCATCAGCTGGTGA
- a CDS encoding LacI family DNA-binding transcriptional regulator yields the protein MTRGTGRDKSPGAPRSVDVARVAGVSQKTVSRVFNDEPYVSADVRRRVLDAAEQLGYRRNNAARALASGRTRSIGVVTLGTALYGPASLLMGVERVVRDTGYALRVVNTMEGDPAGLAGAVGSLLDQGVDGIVISEPIDEPGGGEAEPLRVDVPVLVLGAPQPFTASTVLFGGRGADRMARAVVEHLLDLGHATVHHLAGPQRWYAAKDRLEGWRSALAAHDRDVPPVIEGDWSAASGYAAGRELAADPEVTAVFAANDDMAIGLIRALAEAGRRVPQDVSVVGFDDIPVAAYVTPPLTTVRQPFDTVAQEGLKRLVHAIDNPQAQALPASDPPVDLIVRASTQPPPPRTPPGRRRHSASRSPGEVSPHRLPEKDPSTRR from the coding sequence ATGACGCGAGGTACTGGACGGGACAAAAGCCCCGGCGCACCGCGCAGTGTGGATGTGGCCCGGGTGGCCGGGGTCTCCCAGAAGACGGTGTCGAGGGTCTTCAACGACGAGCCGTACGTCTCCGCCGACGTACGCCGGCGCGTCCTCGACGCCGCCGAACAGCTCGGCTACCGGCGCAACAACGCCGCCCGGGCGCTGGCCTCCGGGCGGACCCGCTCGATCGGCGTGGTGACACTGGGCACGGCCCTGTACGGTCCCGCCTCACTGCTCATGGGTGTGGAGCGGGTCGTCCGGGACACGGGCTACGCGCTGCGCGTGGTCAACACGATGGAGGGCGACCCGGCGGGCCTCGCCGGCGCCGTCGGCTCGCTCCTCGATCAGGGCGTGGACGGCATCGTCATCTCCGAGCCGATCGACGAGCCGGGCGGCGGCGAAGCCGAACCCCTCCGCGTCGACGTGCCGGTGCTGGTTCTCGGCGCACCGCAGCCCTTCACGGCCTCCACGGTGCTGTTCGGGGGACGGGGCGCCGACCGGATGGCACGGGCGGTCGTCGAGCATCTGCTGGACCTGGGACACGCGACGGTCCATCACCTCGCCGGCCCCCAGCGGTGGTACGCCGCCAAGGACCGTCTCGAGGGATGGCGGTCGGCACTGGCCGCACACGACAGGGACGTGCCGCCGGTCATCGAGGGCGACTGGTCGGCCGCCTCCGGCTACGCGGCGGGCCGGGAACTGGCCGCCGACCCCGAGGTGACGGCGGTGTTCGCCGCCAACGACGACATGGCCATCGGCCTGATCCGGGCGCTGGCGGAAGCCGGGCGGAGGGTGCCGCAGGACGTCAGCGTCGTCGGCTTCGACGACATCCCGGTCGCCGCCTATGTGACCCCTCCCCTGACCACGGTGCGACAGCCGTTCGACACGGTGGCGCAGGAGGGCCTCAAGCGACTCGTGCACGCCATCGACAACCCGCAGGCACAGGCTCTGCCGGCGAGCGATCCGCCGGTCGACCTCATCGTGCGCGCCTCGACCCAGCCCCCGCCGCCCCGGACACCGCCGGGACGCCGACGACATAGCGCCTCCCGATCCCCTGGAGAGGTGTCCCCTCACCGGCTCCCTGAGAAAGACCCGTCCACCCGCCGCTGA
- a CDS encoding sensor histidine kinase, with the protein MDRAPGVSVRLKLTLSYAGFLMVAGALLLAAVWVFLLRYVPDRAMLINPDDRPTGVFPIRSVLLHVFAPRAVAVLAFLLVFGLVGGWLLAGRMLAPLTRITEATRLASTGSLAHRVRLPGRRDEFRELADAFDTMLARLEEHVAEQRRFAANASHELRTPLAISKSLLDVARTDPTHDTGEIIERLHAVNTRAIDLTEALLLLSRAGQRSFTRERVDLSLLAEEATETLLSLAEKLGVTIETSGDIAPTDGSHALLLQLSMNLVHNAIVHNLPGQGTVSVNTGVRTETVVLTVENTGEKLTPEVISTLTAPFQRGTERIHTDHAGVGLGLAIVNTITQAHDGTLTLTPRSAGGISVSVELPRSPGTLTGDAPAH; encoded by the coding sequence ATGGATAGAGCGCCCGGTGTGAGCGTCCGCCTCAAGCTCACCCTCAGCTACGCCGGATTCCTCATGGTCGCCGGCGCCCTGCTGCTCGCGGCGGTGTGGGTCTTCCTCCTCCGCTACGTTCCCGACCGCGCGATGCTCATCAACCCCGACGACCGGCCCACGGGTGTCTTTCCCATCCGGTCGGTCCTTCTGCACGTCTTCGCGCCGAGGGCGGTCGCGGTGCTGGCGTTCCTGCTGGTGTTCGGCCTCGTGGGAGGGTGGCTGCTCGCCGGCCGGATGCTCGCCCCGCTGACCCGCATCACCGAAGCGACCCGCCTGGCCTCGACCGGCTCGCTCGCCCACCGGGTCCGGCTGCCGGGCCGCAGGGACGAGTTCCGCGAGCTCGCCGACGCCTTCGACACCATGCTCGCCCGCCTGGAGGAACACGTCGCCGAACAGCGCCGGTTCGCGGCCAACGCCTCTCACGAGCTGCGCACCCCGCTCGCTATCTCGAAGTCGCTTCTCGACGTGGCCCGCACCGATCCGACCCACGACACCGGCGAGATCATCGAGCGCCTCCACGCCGTCAACACCCGGGCGATCGACCTCACCGAGGCGCTGCTCCTGCTCAGCCGCGCCGGCCAGCGCTCCTTCACCCGCGAACGAGTCGACCTGTCCCTCCTGGCGGAAGAAGCCACCGAGACACTCCTCTCCCTGGCGGAAAAGCTCGGCGTCACCATCGAGACCTCCGGCGACATCGCCCCCACCGACGGCTCACACGCGCTGCTGCTCCAGCTGAGCATGAACCTCGTCCACAACGCGATCGTCCACAACCTGCCGGGACAGGGCACCGTGTCGGTGAACACCGGCGTCCGCACCGAGACCGTGGTGCTCACGGTCGAGAACACCGGCGAGAAACTCACCCCAGAGGTGATCTCCACGCTCACCGCACCGTTCCAGCGCGGCACCGAGCGCATCCACACCGACCACGCGGGCGTCGGCCTCGGCCTGGCCATCGTCAACACCATCACGCAGGCACACGACGGCACCCTGACCCTCACCCCTCGCTCCGCGGGCGGGATCAGCGTCAGCGTGGAACTGCCCCGGTCTCCCGGCACCCTGACAGGTGACGCTCCAGCGCACTGA